One Purpureocillium takamizusanense chromosome 1, complete sequence genomic window carries:
- the CDC73 gene encoding accessory factor associated with RNA polymerase II (COG:K~BUSCO:EOG09263UWJ~EggNog:ENOG503NYM4), with protein MALADHDPLLLLRQAISAGNPFVPSPSDDPGAAEAPLADASHLQFTTQGTALPLDAPTRFISNDKPVDLRSIYFAWLNRELAIPEYNASATALSEQLAAAGSPGKVQNLGFIERLDLITWLEGASEESEYIKPLAGDAEAAAAAAAGAAPAAKPGATAAAAKARAGKGTLDPRLASVYDGERRMGDRNTVLRGIKPTDFSHVRKLAVPFIQRKSSSAVALPNNASHAADPKKPTRRPDPIILLSPSASALLRMSNARSFLEDGKFVLPDAGATAASMLHVQRTMPGIDANRPMRFILVEGSEQFKPEYWNRIVAVFTTGQTWQFKNYKWSSPNELFKHTLGIFVGWRGDALPENVRSWGHRVLSTAVDRWRGGDGQDASRFRDKEVVEQIWKAIEANMRNKGWRANAAPTSI; from the exons atggccctcgccgaccatgACCCCCTCCTCCTACTCCGACAGGCCATCTCCGCCGGCAATCCCTTCGTCCCCAGCCCGTCCGATGacccgggcgccgccgaagcgcccctcgccgacgcctcccACCTCCAGTTCACGACGCAGGGCACCGCGCTGCCTCTCGACGCGCCCACGCGCTTCATCTCCAACGACAAGCCCGTCGACCTGCGCAGTATCTACTTTGCCTGGCTGAACCGCGAGCTCGCCATTCCCGAGTACAATGCTTCGGCCACGGCCCTcagcgagcagctcgccgctgcaggcTCGCCCGGCAAGGTCCAGAACCTGGGCTTCATCGAGCGTCTCGACCTCATCACCtggctcgagggcgccagCGAGGAGAGCGAATACATCAagccgctcgccggcgatgcagaagctgcggctgcggctgcggctggtgctgcgccggcggccaagcccggcgcgacggccgccgccgcgaaggCGAGGGCTGGCAAGGGCACCTTGGAtccgcggctggcgagcgtgtacgacggcgagcgtcgCATGGGCGATCGCAACACGGTTCTAAGGGGTATCAAGCCTACG GACTTTTCACACGTGCGGAAGCTCGCCGTGCCTTTTATCCAGCGCAAATCCTCATCGGCCGTCGCCTTGCCTAACAATGcgtcccacgccgccgatcCGAAGAAGCCCACGCGGCGCCCCGACCCCATCATCTTGctgtcgccctcggcgtcggccctCCTCCGCATGTCCAATGCGCGCTCGttcctcgaggacggcaagtTCGTGCTGCCCGACGCCGGGGCCACGGCAGCCAGCATGCTGCACGTCCAGCGCACGATGCCGGGCATCGACGCGAATCGCCCGATGCGCTTCATTCTGGTGGAGGGATCGGAGCAGTTCAAGCCCGAGTACTGGaaccgcatcgtcgccgtcttcaccacGGGCCAGACGTGGCAGTTCAAGAACTACAAGTGGAGCAGCCCCAATGAGCTGTTCAAGCACACGCTCGGCATCTTTGTCGGGTGGCGCGGCGATGCATTGCCCGAAAACGTGCGCAGCTGGGGCCACCGCGTGCTTTCCACAGCCGTGGACCGCTggaggggcggcgatggccagGACGCGTCGCGCTTCAGGGacaaggaggtggtggagcaGATCTGGAAAGCCATTGAGGCCAACATGCGCAACAAGGGCTGGCGGGCCAACGCAGCGCCCACGTCAATATGA
- a CDS encoding uncharacterized protein (EggNog:ENOG503P4FM~COG:K~COG:T), whose translation MPQPALAAPSSSVLFASKDRSVVLVDIPRSLEEGQVPPGHAPTRRVYSGPPPPAPLPTPEPSRHRRHGSDGRGRGRGAGGAAHVPSEQSPAAQLADLMTAAAVESALRLIREHHHGPFHLPRLAASPAGDAAQQQRDPVVELDPKPAETSSSPSPSSSTTLVPPGARYIHGMIQASRQLLLDTAPQFQLIVLDPPWPNRSARRRRNQGDRYATAATMPQARDLLAAVPVAAHLAPDGLVAVWITNKARAAELLTAPATGLFAAWGLEPAVEWTWLKVAASGEPLYPVDSQWRKPWERLLVAKRRGARTPPGLAPKVLVACPDVHSRKPSLRCLFEDVLGRDYVGLEVFARNLTAGWWSWGDQVLQFQDATYWEPVTGQEQLEARG comes from the coding sequence AtgccccagcccgcccttgccgcgccgtcctccaGCGTGCTCTTCGCGTCCAAAGACAGgtccgtcgtcctcgtcgacatccCCCGCTCCCTCGAGGAGGGCCAGGTCCCGCCCGGCCACGCCCCGACGCGTCGCGTCTACTCgggccccccgccgccagcgccgctccCGACGCCGGAGCCCTCGAGACACCGGAGACATGGGTCggacgggcgagggcgcgggcgcggggccggcggcgcggcgcatgtCCCGTCGGAgcagtcgcccgccgcgcagctcgccgatCTCAtgaccgccgctgccgtcgagAGTGCCCTGCGGCTGATCCGCGAGCATCACCATGGACCCTTCCATCtgcctcgtctcgccgccaGTCCCGCTGGCGATGCTGCTCAACAACAGCGAGACCCTGTCGTTGAATTGGATCCCAAGCCGGCAGAgacttcttcctcgccctcaccctcctcctccactaCGCTCGTGCCGCCGGGAGCCAGGTATATCCACGGCATGATCCAGGCATCgcgccagctgctcctcgacacCGCGCCACAGTTCcagctcatcgtcctcgacccgccgtggcccaaccgctcagcccgccgtcgccgcaacCAGGGCGACCGGTatgccacggccgcgaccATGCCGCAGGCGCGGGaccttctcgccgccgtccccgtcgccgcgcacctcgccccggacgggctcgtcgccgtgtgGATCACCAACaaggcgcgcgccgcggagctgctcaCCGCGCCTGCCACGGGGCTCTTCGCCGCCTGGGGGctcgagcccgccgtcgagtgGACGTGGCTCAAGGTCGCCGCGTCGGGCGAGCCGCTCTACCCCGTCGACTCGCAGTGGAGGAAGCCCTGGGagcggctcctcgtcgccaagaggcgcggcgccaggACACCGCCCGGCCTGGCGCCCAAGGTCCTGGTCGCGTGTCCGGACGTGCACTCGAGGAAGCCCAGTCTGCGATGCCTCTTCGAAGACGTGCTGGGCCGTGACTACGTCGGCCTGGAAGTTTTCGCGCGGAACCTGACGGCTGGGTGGTGGAGCTGGGGGGACCAGGTGTTGCAGTTTCAAGATGCCACGTACTGGGAGCCGGTCACGGGTCAGGAACAATTAGAGGCGCGAGGATGA
- the LEU5_1 gene encoding coenzyme A transporter (EggNog:ENOG503NW5S~TransMembrane:1 (i366-389o)~COG:C), whose protein sequence is MPSSAALVEHAPSMSDIARDQVKQVRHQVGAVVAPAAPGTGRKDPAVCPTDDEALTPGKKDTRTWNYVWRSGVAGGMAGCAAKTLVAPLDRVKILFQASNPQFAKYTGSSFGVATAMKDIYLSEGGRGLYRGHSATLLRIFPYAGIKFLAYEQIRAVLIPNQSLETPLRRLLSGSLAGVTSVFFTYPLEVVRVRLAFETKRDGRSSLTSICRQIYNEQPPQKSATARLPNAPLPAAAAETVKAVNPHVGLVNFYRGFAPTLLGMLPYAGMSFLTHDTVSDLMRHPAIAKHTTLPRNANHPEGKPAALRSWAELTTGGIAGLVSQTASYPLEVIRRRMQVGGAVGDGRKLKLGETARTILRERGMRGFFVGLTIGYVKVIPMVAVSFYTYERMKLVFGI, encoded by the exons ATGCCTTCATCGGCTGCTCTCGTCGAGCATGCCCCCTCCATGTCCGATATTGCGCGCGACCAGGTGAAGCAGGTGCGCCATcaggtcggcgccgtcgtcgcgcccgccgcgcccggcaccggcagGAAGGATCCGGCCGTGTGTCctaccgacgacgaggccctgacCCCTGGCAAGAAGGATACGCGAACCTGGAATTATGTGTGGCGGTCCGGAGTCGCTGGCGGTATGGCCGGCTGCGCG GCCAAGACGCTCGTCGCTCCCCTCGACCGGGTCAAGATACTCTTCCAGGCCAGCAATCCTCAGTTCGCCAAGTATACCGGCTCTTCCTTCGGCGTTGCTACCGCCATGAAGGACATCTACCTCTCCgaaggcggccgcggcctctACCGCGGGCACTCCGCCACCCTCCTCCGCATCTTCCCCTACGCCGGCATCAAGTTCCTCGCCTACGAGCAGATCCGCGCCGTTCTCATTCCCAACCAGAGCCTCGAGACGCCCCTGCGCCGTCTGCTGAGCGGCAGTCTCGCCGGTGTCAcctccgtcttcttcacctACCCCCTTGAGGTCGTCCGTGTGAGGCTCGCATTTGAGACGAAACGCGATGGCCGGTCCTCCCTCACCTCCATCTGCCGGCAAATATACAATGAACAGCCTCCGCAGaagtcggccacggcgcggctGCCCAACGCGCCCttacccgccgccgccgccgagacagtcaaggccgtcaaccCGCACGTCGGCCTGGTCAACTTCTATCGTGGCTTTGCGCCGACGCTGTTGGGCATGCTTCCCTACGCGGGCATGTCTTTTCTCACACACGACACCGTCAGCGACTTAATGCGCCACCCGGCCATCGCCAAGCACACGACGCTGCCTCGCAATGCCAACCATCCCGAGggcaagcccgccgcgctACGATCATGGGCGGAACTCACTACGGGCGGTATCGCCGGCCTGGTGTCGCAGACGGCGTCCTACCCGTTGGAAGTAATCCGGCGGCGTATGCAGGTCGGTGGCGCCGTGGGGGACGGGCGCAAGCTCAagctgggcgagacggcgcggacCATCTTGCGCGAGCGAGGCATGcgcggcttcttcgtcggCTTGACGATTGGCTACGTCAAGGTCATCCCCATGGTGGCCGTCAGCTTTTACACGTATGAGCGCATGAAGCTCGTGTTTGGAATATGA